From Chryseobacterium sp. IHB B 17019, one genomic window encodes:
- a CDS encoding ATP-binding protein, which yields MSLKRKIALNLSIAFSLLFGIVMTVIYISFNDFRRDEFKERFRQRLEFTSHFIAKSKDFEEEAPVFFNENSDNILLNETILIFNNKKELIYSTIKDKNVTWDDGLLQELDQKKVIYSEKTVPEIYAAVRNINGENYYILTSAFDTNGKSKLEYLKYLLITSYVMSTLLIGFFSYYFMGQFLKPLEDLNQEISEVTAHKLTTQIPVRNSNDEIDVLAQSFNTMIIRLNDVFQSQKDFTASASHEIRTPITRMAFQLENLIKFEQHSPETLSSLKQIQKDVYQLSDLTNSLLLLTKFDKENIQSIYEEVRIDEVIFESFEAVEKSYPKLKMDFLISENTSENALLTIKGIQSLLDIVFINLFKNAAVYSDNAEVDVLITETPSYLTVDVISHGDIIPEEEQTKLFEAFMRGNNSQNISGSGLGLRIVKRILEYHGAEIKYSSPANLLNKFSVIFNK from the coding sequence ATGTCTTTAAAACGGAAGATAGCGCTCAATCTCAGTATTGCCTTTTCATTGCTTTTCGGTATTGTGATGACGGTGATTTACATATCCTTTAATGATTTCCGGAGAGACGAATTCAAAGAAAGATTCCGGCAGAGATTGGAGTTTACTTCACATTTTATTGCCAAATCGAAAGATTTTGAAGAAGAAGCACCCGTTTTTTTTAATGAAAATTCCGATAATATTCTTTTAAATGAAACCATTTTAATTTTTAATAATAAAAAAGAACTCATCTATAGTACTATTAAAGACAAAAATGTAACCTGGGATGACGGATTGCTGCAGGAACTCGACCAAAAGAAAGTTATTTATTCCGAAAAAACCGTTCCTGAAATTTACGCGGCAGTTCGTAATATCAACGGTGAAAATTATTACATTCTTACCAGCGCTTTTGATACCAACGGAAAATCCAAATTAGAGTATTTAAAATACCTTTTAATTACATCTTATGTCATGAGTACGCTTCTCATCGGCTTTTTCAGCTATTATTTCATGGGGCAGTTCCTTAAGCCTTTGGAAGATTTAAATCAAGAGATTTCCGAAGTTACGGCCCATAAATTGACAACCCAGATCCCCGTTAGAAATTCCAATGACGAAATTGACGTTCTTGCCCAATCTTTTAATACGATGATTATAAGGTTAAATGACGTTTTCCAGTCACAAAAGGACTTCACGGCAAGTGCATCGCACGAAATCAGGACGCCAATAACCAGGATGGCTTTCCAGTTGGAGAATTTAATTAAATTTGAGCAGCATTCCCCCGAAACTTTATCTTCATTGAAGCAGATTCAGAAAGATGTGTATCAGCTCTCAGACCTTACCAATTCCCTTTTGCTCCTCACAAAATTTGATAAAGAAAACATTCAGAGCATTTATGAAGAGGTGAGAATTGATGAAGTTATTTTTGAATCCTTCGAGGCGGTTGAAAAAAGCTACCCGAAACTGAAAATGGATTTCCTGATCTCTGAAAATACCTCTGAAAATGCACTTTTAACTATAAAAGGTATTCAGTCACTTTTGGATATTGTTTTTATTAATTTGTTTAAAAACGCGGCAGTATATTCTGACAATGCAGAGGTGGATGTTCTGATCACGGAAACTCCTTCATATCTTACTGTTGATGTCATTTCTCACGGCGACATAATTCCGGAAGAAGAGCAGACCAAGCTGTTTGAAGCCTTTATGAGAGGGAATAATTCTCAGAATATTTCCGGATCCGGTCTTGGTTTAAGAATAGTCAAAAGAATCCTGGAATACCACGGCGCAGAAATCAAATATTCATCTCCT
- a CDS encoding response regulator transcription factor has translation MNILLLEDDLILSAELCKFLESNNFTCDKIYDGETFLRQIKNSTYDLFLLDINVPKINGLDVCQTIRSFDKSTPIIIISAYGDLSDKKDAFTRLADDYLVKPFQFEELLLRINSLLRRKTPSDNTDQDIIRIDDLIINKTEQKVFRAGNEIALTLKEFQLLAYLAEAQGRTVSKQQITENVWEHNFNTNTNTVEVYINFLRKKIDKDFKVKLIHTRSGFGYYLSPL, from the coding sequence ATGAATATTCTTTTATTGGAAGACGACCTTATTCTTTCGGCGGAACTTTGTAAGTTTTTGGAGTCAAATAACTTCACGTGCGACAAAATTTATGATGGAGAGACATTCCTTCGTCAGATAAAGAACAGCACTTACGATTTGTTTCTGCTTGACATTAATGTGCCCAAAATAAACGGGCTGGATGTGTGTCAGACCATTCGTTCTTTCGATAAAAGTACTCCGATCATTATTATTTCGGCTTACGGCGATTTGTCTGATAAAAAAGATGCCTTTACAAGATTGGCGGATGATTATCTGGTAAAGCCATTTCAGTTTGAGGAGCTGTTGTTGCGCATCAATTCTTTGCTTAGGAGAAAAACGCCTTCAGACAATACTGATCAGGATATCATCAGGATTGATGATTTGATTATCAATAAAACCGAACAGAAAGTTTTTCGGGCCGGAAATGAAATTGCACTCACCTTAAAAGAATTCCAGCTATTGGCTTATCTTGCAGAAGCACAGGGAAGGACGGTTTCAAAACAGCAGATCACAGAAAATGTATGGGAACATAATTTCAATACCAATACAAATACAGTTGAGGTTTATATCAACTTTTTAAGAAAGAAAATTGATAAAGATTTTAAAGTTAAGCTCATTCATACACGCTCCGGCTTCGGATATTATCTAAGTCCATTATAG
- a CDS encoding HPF/RaiA family ribosome-associated protein: protein MKITVQSLGLTPHEPLELHIEKKVSKLDTFYDKIQECKVFLKVENNADKINKTSEIILVVPGEDIVVKKTCATFEESLDLCVDTAKKLLIKKKELA from the coding sequence ATGAAGATCACAGTACAATCACTTGGTTTAACTCCTCACGAACCATTAGAATTACACATTGAAAAAAAAGTAAGCAAACTTGATACATTTTATGACAAGATTCAGGAATGTAAAGTGTTTTTAAAAGTTGAAAATAATGCGGATAAAATAAACAAAACATCAGAAATTATATTGGTGGTCCCGGGAGAAGATATCGTTGTAAAAAAGACCTGCGCGACTTTTGAAGAAAGTTTAGACCTATGCGTTGATACTGCTAAAAAGCTACTAATCAAGAAAAAAGAATTAGCATAG
- a CDS encoding tyrosine-type recombinase/integrase has product MLDKFLDYLQFEKRYSPHTITSYKKDLEDFSHFYLKTESSEDISKADKKIIRNFIVELSENNISKRSINRKLSSLRSFYLFLLKIGEIKVSPTESISSLKFYPEKQIPMSKEEMQTLNDTVFEQLHDLLEKCIMEVLYQTGIRKAELCGMMFENVNLSMNELKIIGKGNKQRVIPISVELSDLLKSYLKIRQPQTEYRSYFFVNKKGKKLTEKFVYVVVNKYLSLISTKEKRSPHILRHSFATHVLDNGAEISKVKKILGHSSLASTQVYTNANIEQLKKVFNQAHPRASKNDEL; this is encoded by the coding sequence ATGCTGGATAAATTTTTAGACTATTTGCAATTTGAAAAGAGGTATTCTCCTCATACCATTACAAGCTATAAAAAAGATCTTGAGGATTTTTCTCATTTCTATTTAAAAACGGAGTCCTCCGAAGATATTTCCAAAGCAGATAAAAAAATCATTAGAAACTTTATTGTAGAATTAAGCGAAAATAATATTTCGAAAAGAAGTATTAATAGAAAACTTTCCTCACTTCGAAGTTTCTATCTTTTCCTTTTAAAAATAGGTGAAATTAAAGTTTCTCCTACCGAAAGTATTTCCTCCCTGAAATTTTACCCCGAAAAGCAAATTCCTATGTCTAAAGAGGAAATGCAGACCCTTAATGATACGGTTTTTGAGCAGCTGCATGATCTTTTGGAGAAATGCATTATGGAAGTGCTTTATCAAACAGGTATCCGTAAGGCCGAGCTTTGTGGTATGATGTTTGAGAATGTTAATCTAAGCATGAACGAACTTAAAATAATCGGTAAAGGAAATAAACAAAGGGTAATTCCTATTTCCGTAGAATTATCAGATCTGCTGAAAAGTTATTTGAAAATACGCCAGCCGCAGACAGAATATAGATCATATTTTTTTGTAAATAAGAAAGGCAAAAAACTCACCGAAAAATTTGTTTATGTGGTGGTTAATAAGTACCTTAGTCTTATATCCACAAAGGAAAAAAGAAGTCCTCATATCCTTCGTCATAGCTTTGCTACACACGTTTTGGATAATGGGGCAGAGATCTCTAAAGTAAAGAAAATATTAGGACATTCCAGCCTTGCTAGTACGCAGGTCTATACGAATGCTAATATTGAACAATTGAAAAAAGTGTTTAATCAGGCTCATCCAAGAGCCTCAAAAAATGACGAATTATGA
- the rpsU gene encoding 30S ribosomal protein S21, with protein MLIIPVKDGESIDRALKKYKRKFDKTGTVRQLRSRQAFIKPSVTLRQARLKAAHKQRNLSKEEQA; from the coding sequence ATGTTAATAATTCCAGTAAAAGATGGTGAATCCATCGACAGAGCATTAAAAAAATATAAAAGAAAATTTGATAAAACAGGTACAGTTCGTCAATTAAGATCTAGACAAGCGTTTATTAAACCTTCTGTTACTTTAAGACAAGCTAGACTAAAAGCGGCTCACAAGCAAAGAAACCTGAGCAAGGAAGAGCAGGCTTAA
- a CDS encoding thermonuclease family protein, with amino-acid sequence MRKFIFITLFLISNLIFSQVKGTIIAIKDGDTVVALLPDKTQETLRLADVDCPENGQAFGKNAKQFTSSQVFGKTVTFYRIGKDKYRRTIAKIFYDNDKYLSKEIIKAGFGWWYFKASKNLELQKFQDDAKEKKLGLWADKNAVSPWDYRESKKKKKVI; translated from the coding sequence ATGAGAAAATTCATTTTTATAACATTGTTTTTAATTTCTAATTTAATTTTTTCACAAGTTAAAGGAACCATTATAGCTATAAAAGATGGCGATACGGTAGTTGCTTTATTACCAGATAAAACCCAGGAAACCTTGCGGCTGGCAGACGTTGATTGCCCCGAAAATGGACAAGCCTTTGGGAAAAATGCCAAACAATTTACAAGCTCACAGGTTTTTGGTAAAACAGTGACATTTTATAGAATCGGAAAAGATAAATACAGGAGAACTATCGCAAAAATATTTTATGATAATGATAAATATTTGTCTAAAGAAATTATAAAAGCAGGTTTTGGATGGTGGTATTTTAAGGCTTCAAAAAATTTGGAATTACAGAAGTTTCAAGATGATGCGAAGGAAAAGAAGCTGGGTTTGTGGGCGGATAAAAATGCAGTCTCACCCTGGGATTACAGAGAAAGCAAAAAGAAAAAGAAGGTAATATAA
- a CDS encoding helix-turn-helix domain-containing protein, with protein MKPKREDFENIVFSCYTQVSRQGEHFVSDHVLSYQIAGDLVLNDGINDYSATDGSIRFLKRNQLLKFVKQPPPEGEFKSLSIYLDQRILKDFSLEYQLTSERKQFNKPLLLLTENPLLQNFMQSLLVYQFSDKLSDPRLVELKIKEALILLLQEQPDLKDVLFDFTEPGKLDIEAFMNKNFYFNVNLDRFAYLTGRSLATFKRDFEKIFGITPGKWLLQKRLQEAHYLLEKGKMASDIYLDLGFEDLSHFSFAFKKQFGLAPSKIISA; from the coding sequence ATGAAACCGAAAAGAGAAGATTTTGAAAACATTGTATTTTCCTGCTACACTCAGGTGAGCCGGCAGGGAGAGCATTTTGTGTCTGATCATGTATTGAGCTATCAGATTGCAGGAGATTTGGTTTTAAATGATGGGATTAATGATTATTCTGCGACCGACGGCTCCATCCGTTTTTTGAAAAGAAATCAATTATTGAAATTCGTAAAGCAGCCGCCTCCGGAGGGTGAATTCAAATCATTGTCAATTTATCTTGATCAGCGGATATTAAAAGATTTCAGCCTTGAATATCAATTAACTTCGGAAAGAAAACAATTTAATAAGCCATTATTGCTCTTAACCGAAAATCCATTATTGCAAAATTTCATGCAGTCGTTGCTGGTGTATCAATTTTCGGATAAACTTTCTGATCCCCGGTTGGTTGAATTAAAAATAAAGGAAGCTCTCATCTTATTATTACAGGAACAGCCGGATCTAAAGGATGTTTTATTTGACTTTACCGAACCCGGAAAACTTGATATTGAAGCTTTTATGAATAAAAATTTTTATTTTAATGTCAATCTGGATCGCTTTGCCTATCTCACGGGCAGAAGTCTGGCTACTTTTAAACGGGATTTCGAGAAAATATTCGGGATTACTCCTGGAAAGTGGCTATTGCAGAAGCGTTTGCAGGAGGCACATTATCTTTTGGAGAAAGGGAAAATGGCTTCTGATATTTATCTTGACCTTGGCTTTGAAGATCTTTCACATTTTTCATTTGCCTTTAAAAAACAGTTTGGTCTGGCGCCGAGCAAAATAATTTCAGCTTAA
- a CDS encoding oxidoreductase: MKKVWFITGSSKGLGKSLVEAVLLKGDYVVATARNPQQLNDLAEEYPEQLLTLELDVQNKEQIYSTIEEAVKHFGRIDVLVNNAGFGITGAAEAFTNEQVRSQLEVNLYAPIEVTRAVLPYMRKQRSGNILQISSIGGRVGNAGLSIYQAAKFGLAGFSESLSKEVAPLGIKVTSIEPGGFRTDWAGPSMSFAKDIEGYETTVGGVKEHLTSGKFVPMGDPAKAAKVMIDIVNHENPPLHLVLGSEAAAILRATDEKRKEEFEKWLDVSVSTDHDDAVNIFETEYGKQYLAHKGISLK; encoded by the coding sequence ATGAAAAAAGTTTGGTTTATTACAGGAAGCTCAAAAGGTTTAGGAAAAAGCCTTGTGGAAGCGGTTTTATTAAAAGGTGATTATGTTGTGGCTACAGCAAGAAATCCGCAGCAATTAAATGATTTGGCTGAAGAATACCCGGAGCAATTACTCACATTGGAATTAGATGTTCAAAATAAAGAACAGATTTATTCTACAATAGAAGAAGCTGTCAAACATTTTGGAAGGATTGATGTTTTGGTGAATAATGCCGGTTTTGGAATTACAGGAGCAGCGGAAGCTTTTACAAATGAGCAGGTCAGAAGCCAGCTGGAGGTGAATTTGTATGCGCCGATAGAGGTGACAAGAGCGGTTTTACCTTATATGAGAAAACAACGTTCCGGAAATATTTTGCAGATAAGCTCAATTGGTGGCAGAGTAGGAAATGCGGGACTTTCTATTTATCAGGCGGCAAAATTCGGGCTTGCCGGCTTTTCGGAATCCCTAAGTAAAGAAGTTGCACCTTTAGGAATCAAGGTCACAAGCATTGAGCCAGGTGGCTTCCGTACAGACTGGGCGGGCCCTTCCATGAGCTTTGCTAAGGATATTGAAGGGTATGAAACGACTGTTGGCGGTGTAAAAGAACACCTTACTTCAGGGAAATTCGTTCCGATGGGTGATCCGGCAAAAGCTGCCAAAGTGATGATTGATATTGTGAATCACGAAAATCCGCCGTTGCATTTGGTGTTGGGGAGCGAGGCAGCTGCAATTCTGAGAGCGACAGACGAAAAAAGAAAAGAGGAATTTGAAAAATGGCTTGATGTAAGTGTTTCCACTGATCACGACGATGCAGTGAATATTTTTGAAACCGAATATGGAAAACAATATCTGGCGCATAAAGGCATTAGTTTAAAATAA
- a CDS encoding acyl carrier protein, with amino-acid sequence MSDIASRVKAIIADKLDVEETEVTPEASFTNDLGADSLDTVELIMEFEKEFNIQIPDDQAEKITTVGHAIAYIEEVVNK; translated from the coding sequence ATGTCAGACATTGCATCAAGAGTAAAAGCTATCATCGCTGATAAGCTTGACGTTGAAGAAACAGAAGTAACTCCTGAAGCTAGCTTCACAAACGATCTAGGAGCTGATTCTTTAGATACAGTTGAGTTAATCATGGAATTTGAAAAGGAATTCAATATTCAAATCCCTGATGACCAAGCTGAAAAAATTACTACTGTAGGACACGCTATCGCTTATATCGAAGAAGTAGTAAATAAATAA
- the fabF gene encoding beta-ketoacyl-ACP synthase II, whose product MELKRVVVTGFGAITPIGNNAKEYWENLVKGESGAAPITLFDATNFKTKFACEVKNFDPLQHFDKKEAKKMDRNTQLGLVAAREAVAHSRIIEDSVDKHRVGVIWGSGIGGLETFETEVLGWANTEIPRFNPFFIPKMIADITPGHISIEYGFHGPNYTTVSACASSANALIDSKMLIQLGKADVIVCGGSEAAVTASGVGGFNAMMALSTRNDDPKTASRPFDKDRDGFVLGEGAGCIILEEYEHAVKRGATIYAELKGGGLSADAHHMTAPHPEGLGAYLVMKSCLEDAGLTTDEVDHINMHGTSTPLGDIAESNAISKLLGEHAYDIQINSTKSMTGHLLGAAGVIEAIAALGTIIHGIVPPTINHFTDDENIDSRLNFTFINAVKKDVKVAMSNTFGFGGHNACVLFTKI is encoded by the coding sequence ATGGAATTAAAAAGAGTAGTTGTAACCGGTTTTGGAGCAATAACGCCGATTGGAAATAATGCAAAAGAATACTGGGAAAATCTTGTAAAAGGTGAGAGCGGTGCCGCTCCGATTACTCTTTTTGATGCCACAAACTTTAAGACAAAATTCGCTTGCGAAGTGAAAAATTTCGATCCGTTGCAGCATTTCGATAAGAAAGAAGCTAAAAAAATGGATAGAAATACACAGCTTGGGCTTGTTGCTGCAAGAGAAGCAGTAGCACACTCAAGAATTATTGAAGATAGTGTAGACAAACACAGAGTGGGAGTAATCTGGGGTTCAGGAATCGGAGGTCTGGAGACTTTCGAAACTGAAGTTCTGGGATGGGCCAATACGGAAATTCCTAGATTCAACCCTTTCTTTATTCCTAAAATGATTGCGGACATCACACCGGGACATATCTCTATTGAGTATGGTTTCCATGGTCCGAATTATACTACTGTTTCTGCATGCGCATCTTCAGCAAATGCTTTAATTGATTCCAAAATGCTGATCCAGCTGGGAAAAGCAGACGTGATTGTATGTGGAGGCTCAGAAGCAGCCGTTACAGCAAGTGGTGTCGGTGGATTCAATGCAATGATGGCACTTTCTACAAGAAATGATGATCCGAAAACAGCTTCAAGACCTTTCGATAAAGACAGAGATGGATTTGTACTGGGTGAAGGAGCAGGATGTATCATCCTTGAAGAATATGAGCACGCGGTAAAACGTGGTGCAACAATTTATGCAGAATTAAAAGGTGGCGGTCTTAGTGCAGATGCACATCACATGACAGCACCGCATCCTGAAGGTTTAGGAGCTTATCTGGTAATGAAGAGTTGTCTGGAAGATGCAGGATTAACTACTGATGAAGTAGATCATATCAATATGCACGGTACATCTACTCCATTAGGAGATATTGCAGAATCTAACGCGATTTCAAAATTATTAGGAGAACACGCTTACGACATTCAGATTAATTCTACAAAATCAATGACAGGCCACCTGTTGGGTGCTGCCGGAGTTATTGAGGCTATTGCTGCGTTGGGAACTATTATTCATGGTATTGTTCCTCCTACCATCAACCATTTTACTGATGATGAAAATATTGACAGCAGATTGAATTTTACATTCATCAACGCTGTGAAAAAAGATGTAAAAGTAGCCATGAGTAATACTTTTGGGTTTGGTGGGCATAATGCTTGCGTTCTATTTACGAAAATCTAA
- the rnc gene encoding ribonuclease III, giving the protein MELQKYFSKFLLKNRKRKLTERDYFLSTELSKMLGTEVQNVALYREAFSLKSSSKNQDSNYERLEFLGDSVLGTIISCHLFQTYPQANEGYLTQMKSKIVNRKNLNKLGDDLKLTDLLQKTGSVALGENISGNLFEALIGAVYLDFHYDTCRKIILERLLTPGEINKLENKIVSYKGLLLEWSQKKKVNIKYETCEEIQVNKSIVFRCHVWLGEERIANATETSKKKAEEKAAQRAFYILNKKENILGNPKAL; this is encoded by the coding sequence ATGGAGTTACAGAAATACTTTTCTAAATTCCTTCTCAAAAACAGAAAAAGAAAATTAACGGAGAGAGATTATTTTCTTAGTACCGAGCTCAGCAAAATGTTAGGTACCGAGGTACAAAATGTTGCGCTTTACCGTGAAGCTTTCTCCTTAAAAAGTTCTTCTAAAAATCAAGACAGTAATTATGAAAGGCTTGAGTTTTTGGGGGATTCTGTTTTGGGTACAATTATTTCTTGTCATTTATTCCAGACTTACCCTCAAGCTAATGAAGGATATTTGACACAAATGAAATCTAAGATTGTTAATAGGAAAAATCTTAATAAATTAGGGGACGACCTAAAACTTACAGATCTTTTACAAAAAACAGGTTCTGTGGCTTTGGGTGAAAATATCTCTGGAAATTTATTTGAAGCATTAATTGGTGCTGTTTATCTTGATTTCCATTATGATACCTGCAGAAAAATTATCCTCGAGAGACTTTTAACTCCTGGGGAAATTAACAAGCTTGAAAATAAAATTGTAAGCTACAAAGGTCTTCTGCTCGAATGGAGCCAGAAGAAGAAAGTGAATATAAAGTACGAAACTTGCGAAGAAATTCAGGTAAATAAGTCGATTGTCTTCCGGTGTCATGTATGGCTCGGGGAAGAAAGAATCGCCAATGCCACAGAAACTTCCAAGAAGAAAGCAGAGGAAAAGGCAGCACAGAGAGCATTTTATATTTTAAACAAAAAAGAAAACATACTTGGAAATCCAAAAGCTTTATGA
- a CDS encoding IPExxxVDY family protein encodes MEIQKLYDLDDIEFEDITIGLVRLAKNIPDYEFFYKINQINDLTFKRIDDLIFHGSYYDYLFPRFEAYHRFTKTCFTFISNKSSESKQKKIQTELFSEEGNIKFLLNNQADVEYILHTSEQFPEFSVILLPENLVFPIQDYTLSSDEELYQIIQYYE; translated from the coding sequence TTGGAAATCCAAAAGCTTTATGATCTCGATGATATAGAATTTGAAGATATTACCATAGGATTGGTAAGATTAGCCAAAAATATACCTGATTATGAGTTTTTCTATAAAATAAATCAAATAAACGATCTGACTTTCAAAAGGATTGATGACCTCATCTTTCACGGGTCTTATTATGATTATCTTTTTCCAAGATTTGAAGCTTATCACAGGTTTACAAAAACATGTTTTACTTTCATTTCAAACAAATCTTCTGAAAGTAAACAAAAAAAAATACAAACAGAACTTTTCTCAGAAGAAGGAAATATTAAATTTTTATTAAATAATCAGGCAGATGTAGAATATATTTTACATACATCGGAACAATTTCCTGAATTTTCCGTAATTTTGCTCCCTGAAAATCTTGTGTTTCCAATTCAAGATTATACATTAAGTTCTGATGAAGAACTTTATCAAATTATCCAGTATTATGAATAA
- the pyk gene encoding pyruvate kinase, which translates to MNKYLKKTKIIATLGPASSSKEVMLGLMRAGVDVFRINFSHADYDLVRKNIEIIRELNKEYGFSVGILGDLQGPKLRVGVVKEGSYLNPGDILTFTNEKIEGDSTKVYMTYQQFPQDVKVGERILIDDGKLVLEVIETNEKDTVKAKTIQGGPLSSKKGVNLPNTKVSLPALTEKDIQDANFMLDQEVDWIALSFVRHAQDIIDLKELIAKHPNGKFKTPIIAKIEKPEGVQNIEQILLECDGLMVARGDLGVEVPMEEVPAIQKTLVEKARFYSKPVIIATQMMETMINSLTPTRAEVNDVANSVLDGADAVMLSGETSVGRYPVQVVENMAKIVKNIEMTHFYQHKNEPIEKDYNCIDERFITNRVCLAAVRIAKTTNVAAIVTLTHSGYTAFQLSAHRPDSHIIVFSGNKRVITMLNLVWGVHAYYYDMKKSTDETIIQVNMLTHNYGYIETGDFVININATPSYEGGKTNTLRLTTV; encoded by the coding sequence ATGAATAAGTATTTAAAGAAGACAAAAATTATCGCAACACTTGGCCCGGCTTCATCGTCGAAAGAAGTAATGTTAGGACTAATGAGAGCAGGTGTCGATGTTTTTAGAATAAATTTCTCACATGCGGATTATGACTTAGTTCGAAAAAATATTGAAATAATCAGAGAACTTAACAAAGAATACGGCTTTTCAGTAGGAATTCTTGGTGACTTACAAGGTCCTAAACTGAGAGTTGGTGTTGTAAAGGAAGGTTCTTACCTTAACCCGGGAGATATTCTTACCTTCACCAATGAGAAGATCGAAGGTGATTCTACGAAGGTTTACATGACTTACCAACAGTTTCCACAAGACGTAAAAGTAGGGGAAAGAATCCTTATCGATGACGGGAAACTGGTTCTGGAGGTAATTGAAACGAATGAAAAAGATACCGTAAAAGCAAAAACAATTCAAGGGGGACCTTTGAGCTCTAAAAAAGGAGTAAACCTTCCGAATACGAAAGTTTCACTTCCTGCCTTAACGGAAAAAGACATTCAGGACGCCAATTTCATGCTTGATCAGGAAGTTGACTGGATTGCACTTTCTTTCGTTCGTCATGCCCAGGATATTATTGACTTAAAAGAATTAATTGCAAAACATCCGAACGGCAAATTCAAAACTCCGATTATCGCGAAGATTGAAAAGCCTGAAGGTGTACAAAATATCGAACAGATCCTATTGGAATGCGATGGATTGATGGTTGCCCGTGGTGACCTAGGTGTTGAGGTTCCGATGGAAGAAGTTCCTGCTATCCAGAAAACTTTGGTTGAAAAAGCAAGGTTCTACTCAAAGCCGGTAATTATCGCAACGCAGATGATGGAAACGATGATCAACAGCTTGACTCCTACAAGAGCAGAGGTAAACGATGTTGCCAATTCTGTATTGGATGGAGCTGATGCCGTGATGCTTTCGGGAGAAACTTCTGTAGGAAGATATCCGGTTCAGGTAGTTGAAAATATGGCTAAAATTGTGAAAAACATCGAGATGACACATTTTTACCAGCACAAAAATGAGCCGATTGAAAAGGATTACAACTGTATTGATGAGAGATTCATTACAAACAGGGTGTGTCTTGCAGCGGTAAGAATTGCAAAGACAACTAATGTGGCTGCGATCGTAACTCTGACTCATTCCGGGTATACTGCATTTCAGCTTTCCGCGCACAGACCGGATTCGCACATTATTGTTTTCAGTGGTAATAAGAGAGTTATTACGATGCTAAACCTTGTTTGGGGCGTTCACGCATATTATTATGACATGAAAAAATCTACGGATGAGACGATTATCCAGGTAAATATGCTGACTCACAACTACGGTTATATCGAAACAGGAGACTTTGTGATCAACATCAATGCTACTCCATCGTATGAAGGCGGAAAAACAAATACATTAAGACTAACAACAGTTTAA